The following DNA comes from Pseudomonas marginalis.
CCTTCGCCGGGCACCTGGCCCGAAAGGAATACCAGATCCTTGAACGTGACGGCGCCGGACAGTCGGTCGTTGCTGCTGATTCGGTTGATGGTCATGGGTCAATCCTCACGCGGCGCGGGGCGCCAGGCCCTGCATATCTATGGAAGGTAGGTGGTGGCCGATCAGCTCGGCCAGCAATTGGCCGCTGCCGCACGCCAGGGTAAAGCCGAGGGCGCCGTGGCCCAGGTTCAGCCACAGGTTGCGATACACGCTGGGGCCAATCAGCGGCACACCGGTCGGGGTGGCGGGACGCATACCGGCCCATTCCACAGCATTGGCATAGTCGCCAGCGGTAGGAAATGTCTCGACCGCCTGGCGTTTCATCAGCGCCAGGCGCTTGGGCTCAAGGCTGGCGTCAAAGCCGACGATATCCACCATGGCCGCCACCCGCAGCTGTTCGCCGATACGCGCGTAGACCATCTTGCGGTCGTAGTCGGTGATGCTCACATTCGGCGCCTGGTGCTGTGCGCCAATCGGTACGCTGAGGCTATAGCCCTTGAGTGGATACAGTGGCAGTGACACGCCGGGCAATGCCAACTCGGCGGCGCGATGACCGGCCGCCAGCACCAGGTGTTCCACCGGCATCACTTCGCCGCCCAGCTCGATGGCCTGTACCGCGCCGTCGGCATGGCGAATCCTGGTGACCTTGCGCCCCAGCAGAAAGGTGCAGCGCCCCGACGCTTCAAGGCGTGCCGCCAGCTGTTGGCAGAAGGCATGACAGTCCGCCACTTCTTCATTGGGCGTATAGATACCACCGACAAACTCACCCGCCACCTGCGCCAGCGCCGGTTCCAGGCGCGCACAATCCAGCGCCGACAGCACCTGTTGTTGCAGGATGTCGGTGACCTTGCTGCGCGCACGCTCAAAGGTATCGGCATTGCGAAAGGTCACCAGCTTGCCGTTACGCCGCCAATTGAACGTGTCCAGGCGATCGTCGACGCGCCATTGCTGCAAGGTGTTTTGGCTCAGGCTCGCCAGGCGCAGCAAGTGGGCGGCGTTGCGCTTGTTCACCGAGCCACGGCAAGCGCCGATGAACGCAGCCATCCAGCGCCATTGTCGGGGGTCCAGGCGTGGGCGCAGCTTCAGTGGCGAGTCACCGCGCAGCAACCAGCCAATCGCCTGTAGCGGCACTCCCGCATCCGCCAGCGGTGCGACGTAGCGGTAGGACAATTGCCCGCCATTGGCGAAGCTGGTTTCGCTGCCCACGGTGTCACGCGCGTCGATCACCGTCACTTCATGACCTGCACGTACCAACGCGTAGGCACTCGCCAGGCCGATAACGCCACCGCCAATGATGCAAACCTGCCTGGCCATTCAACACCCCCAGCCCTTGATCCAAGAAAGCCCCAGGGTAGGTGCAGGTGACAGGCCGCCGACAATGAATAAAGATGGGGCACCTATAAACAAAGGTTATGGACCTGCCATGCGCTTGCGTCATATCGAAATCTTCCAGGCCATCCGCCAGACCGGCTCCATCAGCGCCGCCGCGCAGTTGCTGCATGTCTCCCAACCGGCGGTGACCAAGGTGTTGCAACATGCCGAGTTACAATTGGGTTTCCCGCTGTTTTTGCGGGTACGCGGCAAATTGCAGCCCACGCCCGAAGCCCTGGCGCTGGAAAGCGAAGTCGAAAAAGTCACCGCGAGCCTGCAAGGCGTGCGGCGCCTGGCCAAGAGCCTGCGCCGCGCCCCGGGGCAAAGTGTGCGGATTGGTGCAATCCCGGCATTGGCGCTGTCGCTGCTGCCCCCGGCGATTCAGGAATGGAAGCGCGACTACCCGGACATCGCCTGCGAGCTGTCCAGCGACCATAGCCGCGAGCTGGTGCAAAAACTGTTGATGCGCGAAATCGACCTGGCACTGACCCTCAGCTTCTCCGGCCATCCCGGGTTGACCACACAAGTGCTGGCCAACGGTGTGTTGGTGGCCCTGGCGTCGAAAAACTACTGGCCGGACGCTGAGCTGCATCAGGCCCTGCCCCTGGCAGACCTCGCGGGGGCACCGTTGATTGGCCTGTCCAGCGCCGACCCACTGGCGGCAAAGCTCGACAACTACCTGGAGAGCGTCGACCCGCCGCCTCGGGTGACGATCTCGGTGCAAACCTATTCCCTGGCGCGGGCAATGGTGGAGTCCGGCGCAGGCTTGACGGTCATCGACCCCTTTACCGCCCTCGGCGCATCGACGGCGACCACCTGCATCCGCACACTTACACCGCCGCTGCCGATCACCCTCTACGCCTTGACCCGTGCCAATGAACCACCGCCGCATATGCTGGCCAACCTGCTACAGATCCTCGGCAACCGGGCTCAGGAGCTGCTGGAGCGCCTATAACACGTAGTGCATGATCGCCACGAAATGCAGCAGGCTGCCGCCGATCACAAACAAATGCCAGATCCCATGGGAATGCCGCAGGCGATCCTCCAGGGCAAAGAAGATGATGCCGACGGTGTACAGCACCCCGCCCGCCGCCAGCCAGATAAACCCGGCGGTGCCCAGCGCGGCGATCAGCGGCTTGACCGCCACCAGCACGATCCAGCCCATCACCGCGTAGATCACGATGGACAGGATGCGCGCCTCGGAACGCGGCTTGATCTCCTGCAGGATGCCGATCACCGCCAGCCCCCACACGATGCCGAACAGCGTCCAGCCCCACGGGCCTCTCAACGTCACCAGGCAAAACGGCGTGTAGCTGCCGGCGATCAGCAAGTAGATCGAAAAGTGATCGACCTTCTGCATGATCTCTTTTCGCCGCCCCTGCACGCTGTGGTACACGGTCGACGCGCTGTACAGCACCATCAGCGTAAAGCCATAAATCGCCACGCTGACGATTTTCCAGGGGCTGCCGTCCAGGCTCGCCACCACCAACATCCACACGGCGCCAATACACGCCGCGACCGCACCGAGCAAATGGCTCCAGGCGTTGAATCGTTCCCCGTGATACATCTGTCACTGACCTCCTGTAGCCGCTGGAACTGGCTGGCAAGCGTCCAGCCTTGCGCATAAGAGTGCAAGCGACTTGTGACGTTCCGAGGACGCCGCCGGGTTTTGCGGGCACAATCGGACGCATTCGAACAAGAGCCCACGGCCATGCTGATCGACGAAGAATTCACCCTCAAGAAACTGGAAATCTTCCTGGCATTCATGCGCACCGGCAACCTGGCCCGCGCCGCCGCCGAGCTGCAAACCAGCAATGTCAGCGTGCACCGCGCCATCCACTCGCTGGAAAATGCCTTGCGCTGCCCGCTGTTCAAACACGAGGGCCGCAACCTCACCCCGCTGGAAAGCGCCTACGTGCTGGAAGAACGCGCACAGAAACTCATCGCCGATGTGGTCGACAGCGTACGCCTGACCCGCGAAGCCGCCGGCTTCTCCGCCGAACGCTTCAAGCTAGGCTCGCTGTATTCGCTGACGGTCAAGACCGTGCCGCAATTGATCATGGGCCTGAAGATCAGGCGCAGCGAACTCAATATCGACCTGATCCTCGGCTCCAATTTCGACCTGCTGTACAAGCTCAAGAACATGGAAGTCGACGCAATCCTCATCTCCCTCGACGAACACGCCAACGACCCCGACTGCGAACAGATCGAGCTGTTCTGCGACGACATCTTCCTCGCCACCCCCGCCGACTCACCCTTCGACCGCGCCCAGGAAATCGACCTGGCCGACGTCCGCGACGCCACCTTCATCACCCTCACCCAAGGCTTCGCCACCCACCAGGATGGCAACCGGGTATTCAAGCAGGCGGGGTTCGAGCCGAAGGTGGCGATGCAGGTCAATGACATCTTCACACTGCTGAGCATGGTCAGTTCGGGGGTGGGTTATGCGTTGCTGCCAGGAAGGATCGCGGCGGTGTACGAGAACCGCGTGAAGCTGATACCGCTGCAACCCAGGTATCGGTTGCAGCAGCATATCGGGGTGGTGTTCCTGAAGGCCAAGGAGCGTGATCCGAATTTACTCGCGTTGTTGGCGGAGTGTCGGATGTATGCCAATCGGCAGGGAACAGCCTGACACTCCGCAACCCTCAAGGTCAGCCCACCAACCCACGCACAATGAAGTACAGCAACGAAGGCCCCAGCAAACACCCAAGCCCGGTATGGAACGTCGCCGTCAACGCGCCATACGGCACCAAGCGCCGATCCGTCGCCGCCAGCCCTGCCGTCACGCCGCTCACGGTGCCGGCCAAGCCACCGAACACCATCGCTGAACGCGGATTGTCCAAGCCCATCCAACGCGCCGCCACCGGGGTGCCGACCATCACCAGGATCGCCTTGATCAACCCGGTCGCAATCGACAGTGCCATCACATCCGAAGTCGCGCCAATCGCCGCACCGGTCACCGGGCCGACGATGTAGGTCACCGCACCCGCGCCGATGGTGGTCATGCTGATCGCGTCGCGATAGCCAAACACCCAGGCCATGCTGGCGCCGACGATAAACGGCAGGATCGTGCCCAGCAGCAGCGCAATCACACCGATCATCCCGGCCTTGCGCGCCTCGGTGGCCTGCACCTCGAACGCCGTGGCAACGATGGCGAAGTCGCGCAGCATCGCGCCGCCCATCAGGCCAATACCAGAGAACAGTGCCAGGTCGGCCAAGCCTTTTTGCCCGCCGGTAAGGGTGCCGCCGACCCAGGCCAGGACCAGGCCGATGACGATGGCAATCGCCGAGCCGTGGATGCGCCCGAACGTCAGGCGCTTGGACAGCACCACGGAAATCCACATCACCACGCCAACAAACGCAAACGCGGTGATCAGGCCGTTATGTTCCAGGCCTTTTTCGATGAGATCCCACATATCAGCGACCTCCCGCAGGCACGATCAGCGGCTCTTCGGCGGGCAGAGGCTCGCCCTTGTGAGTACGGCTGATCAACGCAATGGTGCAACCACAGACCACCACCGAACCAATCGCCGCCAGCACCGCGACCGGGCCGCCGTGCAGGGCGGTTACGACGTTCTGCTGCGCGGCCATCGCCACCACCACGGGGATATACATGGCGCCCCAAAAGCCCACGCCCATCTCGCACTCCTTGGTCATGCCGCCGCGTTTTTGCATCCACAGGCGAGCGCAGATCAGCAGGATCATGGCGATACCCACCCCGCCCACGTTGGATTTGACGCCCAGCAACACGCCGAGCATGTCGCCCATGATCACACCTGCAAGCGTGCAGATCGCCAGCAATGCCACACCGTAAATAATCATTGTTGTTGTCCTCGAAGTGCTCGATCGAAATTGTTGTTTTTGTGCTTCGACAGCCTTGGGTGGTGCTTTATCGGTGGCGGCGCTCCTCCTCTTCCAGCAGGGCCTGCAAGGTATCCAGGCGTGCGCCTTCGCAGGCGATCACGGTGCCTTGTTCGAACACGCGGCGTGACAGGCCGGTGAGCACGGCGCCCGGGGGCAGTTCGATTTGCAGGCGCACACCGCGCTCGTAGGCGCTTTGCACGGTGCCGCGCCAGTCAACGACGCGGCACATGTTGAAGGCCAGGTCGTCGCGCAGATGTTCGGGGTTGTGGATCGGCCGCGCGCGAGTGCTGCTCAGGTAGGTGATGCGCGGCGCCTTGAGCGGGACAAATGCCTGGGCCAGGACCTCGGCCGGCTGCTCCAGCAGCGCGCAATGGGACGGCACACTGACGGCCAGGCGTTTGGCGATGCCGTTGCCCTTGATGCGCGCGGCAACACGCTTCATGGCCTCGTCGCTGCCGGCGATCACGCTTTGGTTATCGGCGTTGATATTGGCCAGGTACACCGGGGTTTCAGGGCTGTGGATGTCGGCGAGGAGTGTTTCGACGGTGGATAACTCCACGCCGATGATCGCGGTCATGCCGTAGCCGTGTGGATAAGCGTTTTGCATCAGTTGGCCGCGCAGGCTCACAAGCTTTACCGCATCGGCAAAATCCAGGGCCCCGGCGATGACCGCAGCCGGGTAGGCGCCGATGGACAGGCCCGCCACGTAATCCGGGGTGCGCTCCAACAGGCGGGCGTGGGCGACGCCGGCGATCAACAGGCACAGTTGCACGGCGCGAGTACTGGCCAGGGCTTGCGCGGAATCGAGCACGCGCACGTCTTCGCCCAGGGCATCGCTGGCTTCTGCCAGCACAGGTTCGGGCAACGACTTCAGCATGCCTGGTCGCTGAGCGCCCTGCCCTGGAAACACCAGCAGGCTGCTCATGCCACGGCCTGCCAAGGGTCGAGCACAAGATGCGCGCCGCTGGTGGTTTTCAGCAGCACACGGCGTGAGCCGCTGGCCCATTCGCGCAAGGCGACGGCGCCAAACGGGGTTTGCAGTTGCAGGTCCACAGGGCACACCGTCGTGTCCAGGCTCGCCAGCAGGTCCTCGGCAGCGGCGCGTTCAAGGCGCTTGGGCGTACGCAGGATCAAATCCAGATCACTCTGGGCATGCAGTGCTTCGATGCCGGTGGCCAATTCAAAGCCTGCGCTACCGCTGACGCCCCATGCCTCGTGCACCAGCACCGAACGCAATTGAGCAAGCGCGTGCAGCGCGGGTAAATCCCGTGACGAAACCACGTCGCGCAGGGCTTCCGGTGCAACACGCCGCTGCACCGCCGCCAGCGGCATCTCGGCGGCGAACCGCTGCTCACGCAAACGCCCGCGCACGCCGACCGCCACATGCCCCGGCGCGGCAATGGCGCGGCGCACCACCACCGGATGGCCGGCGCCGAGCGCTTCGAGCACCCAGGCCGGTGCATCGGCGGGCGCATGCGCTGGGGTCATGCCCCAGAGCAAGTCGTGGGCGTTCACCATTGTTCCCGCAGCAGTTGGCGAACCTGGCTGGAGGCTGCCCGATTAGTCGCGCCGAGGCGTCCGCGCAGATCGGCGCTGCCG
Coding sequences within:
- the mdcH gene encoding malonate decarboxylase subunit epsilon → MSSLLVFPGQGAQRPGMLKSLPEPVLAEASDALGEDVRVLDSAQALASTRAVQLCLLIAGVAHARLLERTPDYVAGLSIGAYPAAVIAGALDFADAVKLVSLRGQLMQNAYPHGYGMTAIIGVELSTVETLLADIHSPETPVYLANINADNQSVIAGSDEAMKRVAARIKGNGIAKRLAVSVPSHCALLEQPAEVLAQAFVPLKAPRITYLSSTRARPIHNPEHLRDDLAFNMCRVVDWRGTVQSAYERGVRLQIELPPGAVLTGLSRRVFEQGTVIACEGARLDTLQALLEEEERRHR
- the madL gene encoding malonate transporter subunit MadL; translated protein: MIIYGVALLAICTLAGVIMGDMLGVLLGVKSNVGGVGIAMILLICARLWMQKRGGMTKECEMGVGFWGAMYIPVVVAMAAQQNVVTALHGGPVAVLAAIGSVVVCGCTIALISRTHKGEPLPAEEPLIVPAGGR
- the madM gene encoding malonate transporter subunit MadM is translated as MWDLIEKGLEHNGLITAFAFVGVVMWISVVLSKRLTFGRIHGSAIAIVIGLVLAWVGGTLTGGQKGLADLALFSGIGLMGGAMLRDFAIVATAFEVQATEARKAGMIGVIALLLGTILPFIVGASMAWVFGYRDAISMTTIGAGAVTYIVGPVTGAAIGATSDVMALSIATGLIKAILVMVGTPVAARWMGLDNPRSAMVFGGLAGTVSGVTAGLAATDRRLVPYGALTATFHTGLGCLLGPSLLYFIVRGLVG
- a CDS encoding D-amino acid dehydrogenase, which gives rise to MARQVCIIGGGVIGLASAYALVRAGHEVTVIDARDTVGSETSFANGGQLSYRYVAPLADAGVPLQAIGWLLRGDSPLKLRPRLDPRQWRWMAAFIGACRGSVNKRNAAHLLRLASLSQNTLQQWRVDDRLDTFNWRRNGKLVTFRNADTFERARSKVTDILQQQVLSALDCARLEPALAQVAGEFVGGIYTPNEEVADCHAFCQQLAARLEASGRCTFLLGRKVTRIRHADGAVQAIELGGEVMPVEHLVLAAGHRAAELALPGVSLPLYPLKGYSLSVPIGAQHQAPNVSITDYDRKMVYARIGEQLRVAAMVDIVGFDASLEPKRLALMKRQAVETFPTAGDYANAVEWAGMRPATPTGVPLIGPSVYRNLWLNLGHGALGFTLACGSGQLLAELIGHHLPSIDMQGLAPRAA
- a CDS encoding LysR family transcriptional regulator gives rise to the protein MRLRHIEIFQAIRQTGSISAAAQLLHVSQPAVTKVLQHAELQLGFPLFLRVRGKLQPTPEALALESEVEKVTASLQGVRRLAKSLRRAPGQSVRIGAIPALALSLLPPAIQEWKRDYPDIACELSSDHSRELVQKLLMREIDLALTLSFSGHPGLTTQVLANGVLVALASKNYWPDAELHQALPLADLAGAPLIGLSSADPLAAKLDNYLESVDPPPRVTISVQTYSLARAMVESGAGLTVIDPFTALGASTATTCIRTLTPPLPITLYALTRANEPPPHMLANLLQILGNRAQELLERL
- the trhA gene encoding PAQR family membrane homeostasis protein TrhA, translating into MYHGERFNAWSHLLGAVAACIGAVWMLVVASLDGSPWKIVSVAIYGFTLMVLYSASTVYHSVQGRRKEIMQKVDHFSIYLLIAGSYTPFCLVTLRGPWGWTLFGIVWGLAVIGILQEIKPRSEARILSIVIYAVMGWIVLVAVKPLIAALGTAGFIWLAAGGVLYTVGIIFFALEDRLRHSHGIWHLFVIGGSLLHFVAIMHYVL
- a CDS encoding malonate decarboxylase holo-ACP synthase, yielding MVNAHDLLWGMTPAHAPADAPAWVLEALGAGHPVVVRRAIAAPGHVAVGVRGRLREQRFAAEMPLAAVQRRVAPEALRDVVSSRDLPALHALAQLRSVLVHEAWGVSGSAGFELATGIEALHAQSDLDLILRTPKRLERAAAEDLLASLDTTVCPVDLQLQTPFGAVALREWASGSRRVLLKTTSGAHLVLDPWQAVA
- a CDS encoding LysR substrate-binding domain-containing protein, whose protein sequence is MLIDEEFTLKKLEIFLAFMRTGNLARAAAELQTSNVSVHRAIHSLENALRCPLFKHEGRNLTPLESAYVLEERAQKLIADVVDSVRLTREAAGFSAERFKLGSLYSLTVKTVPQLIMGLKIRRSELNIDLILGSNFDLLYKLKNMEVDAILISLDEHANDPDCEQIELFCDDIFLATPADSPFDRAQEIDLADVRDATFITLTQGFATHQDGNRVFKQAGFEPKVAMQVNDIFTLLSMVSSGVGYALLPGRIAAVYENRVKLIPLQPRYRLQQHIGVVFLKAKERDPNLLALLAECRMYANRQGTA